One Nostoc punctiforme PCC 73102 DNA window includes the following coding sequences:
- a CDS encoding photosystem I reaction center protein subunit XI, with protein sequence MAQAVDASKNLPSDPRNREVVFPAFRDPQLGNLETPVNASPLSKWFINNLPAYRPGLSPARRGLEVGMAHGYWIFGPFAKLGPLRDTDNANLAGLLAAIGLVVLLTGALSLYSNSNPPKALPSVTVPNPPVDAFNSKESWNNFASSFLIGGIGGAVVAYFLTSNLGIIQGLFG encoded by the coding sequence ATGGCACAAGCTGTAGACGCATCAAAGAATCTCCCCAGCGATCCCAGAAATCGGGAAGTTGTTTTCCCTGCATTTCGCGATCCGCAACTGGGAAACCTAGAAACGCCGGTTAATGCTTCTCCCTTGAGCAAGTGGTTCATTAATAACTTACCTGCCTATCGCCCAGGTCTGTCTCCTGCTAGACGCGGTTTAGAAGTTGGCATGGCTCATGGTTACTGGATATTTGGCCCCTTTGCCAAATTGGGCCCACTGCGAGATACAGATAATGCGAATTTAGCTGGTTTACTGGCAGCCATTGGCTTGGTTGTTCTTCTTACCGGGGCCCTATCCCTGTATTCCAATAGCAATCCGCCGAAAGCACTTCCTAGCGTTACCGTACCCAATCCTCCGGTAGATGCTTTTAACTCTAAAGAAAGCTGGAACAATTTTGCTAGTTCTTTCTTGATTGGTGGTATTGGTGGTGCAGTGGTTGCTTACTTTTTGACTAGTAACCTGGGAATAATTCAAGGTTTATTTGGTTAA
- the gmk gene encoding guanylate kinase: protein MPVLPIQSSTTTEECLHLGRLIVLTGPSGVGKGTLMRSLLQRHPELYFSVSATTRSPRSGEIDGKNYYFVSLSKFEQLVAEREFLEWAEFAGNYYGTPREAVLNQIQSGKLVVLEIELEGARQIRASFPSALSIFILPPSFDELEKRIRSRAQDSEEAIARRLLRAQEEIQAADEFDIQIVNDDFETALNDIETVLFK from the coding sequence ATGCCAGTTTTACCCATCCAGAGTAGTACTACCACAGAAGAATGCTTACATTTAGGCAGGTTGATTGTTTTGACTGGCCCTAGTGGGGTTGGTAAAGGCACTTTAATGCGATCGCTGCTACAACGTCATCCAGAACTTTATTTTTCCGTATCCGCAACGACTCGTTCTCCCCGTTCAGGAGAAATCGATGGCAAAAATTATTACTTTGTCAGCCTTAGTAAATTTGAACAATTAGTGGCTGAACGCGAGTTTTTAGAATGGGCAGAATTTGCTGGTAACTATTACGGCACTCCCCGTGAAGCTGTACTTAACCAAATTCAATCTGGCAAGTTGGTAGTGCTGGAAATTGAGTTAGAAGGCGCAAGACAAATTCGTGCTTCCTTCCCCAGTGCCCTCAGCATTTTTATTTTACCGCCTTCTTTTGATGAATTGGAGAAACGGATACGCTCTCGCGCCCAAGACTCTGAAGAAGCGATCGCTCGTCGTTTACTCCGCGCCCAAGAGGAAATTCAAGCTGCAGATGAATTTGATATTCAAATCGTTAATGACGATTTTGAAACTGCTTTAAATGACATTGAAACGGTTTTGTTTAAATAA
- the remA gene encoding extracellular matrix/biofilm regulator RemA encodes MEIQLINIGFGNIVSANRVVAIVSPESAPIKRIITDARDRGQLIDATYGRRTRAVIITDSSHVILSAIQPETVANRFVISRDHQTVDN; translated from the coding sequence ATGGAGATTCAATTAATCAACATCGGCTTTGGTAACATTGTGTCTGCTAACCGAGTAGTTGCAATTGTCAGTCCAGAGTCTGCCCCAATTAAGCGGATTATTACCGATGCGCGGGACAGAGGTCAACTGATTGATGCAACTTACGGTCGTCGGACTAGGGCTGTAATTATCACTGATTCCAGCCACGTAATTCTGTCAGCAATTCAGCCGGAAACGGTAGCGAATCGCTTTGTAATTTCCCGCGATCATCAAACTGTAGATAATTAA
- the pyrF gene encoding orotidine-5'-phosphate decarboxylase — protein sequence MGNGGQAEQRVIVALDVPDEQSAIALIDQLPQVGFWKVGLELFTSTGPKILEVLKSKEKRIFLDLKFDDIPNTVAGACRSAARYGVDLLTIHATCGRDALKAAIEAAHEGAVKAGVQPPKLIAITLLTSISARQLAFDLKIPLELPEYALEMALLAQECGLDGVVCSPQEVAQLRETCGDRFLLVCPGVRPTWADNADQKRSLTPAQAMKAGADYLVIGRPITTATEPELAWKRISEELTTVA from the coding sequence ATGGGGAATGGTGGACAGGCAGAACAACGAGTTATTGTGGCATTGGATGTGCCAGATGAACAAAGTGCGATCGCTCTTATAGATCAACTCCCGCAAGTCGGTTTTTGGAAAGTCGGCTTAGAGTTGTTTACCAGCACTGGCCCCAAAATTCTGGAAGTCCTAAAGTCTAAGGAAAAGCGCATTTTCTTAGATTTAAAGTTTGATGATATCCCCAACACCGTTGCTGGTGCTTGCCGGAGTGCAGCTAGATACGGAGTGGATTTGCTGACGATTCATGCTACCTGTGGTAGAGATGCCCTGAAAGCCGCAATTGAGGCGGCACACGAAGGGGCTGTAAAAGCAGGTGTACAACCACCAAAGTTAATTGCTATTACCCTGCTGACGAGCATTTCTGCTAGGCAGTTGGCGTTTGATTTAAAAATACCTCTGGAATTGCCAGAATATGCTCTAGAAATGGCCCTGCTGGCTCAAGAATGTGGTTTGGATGGGGTAGTTTGTTCGCCTCAAGAAGTGGCACAGCTACGAGAGACTTGTGGAGATCGCTTTTTGCTAGTTTGTCCCGGCGTTAGACCAACTTGGGCAGATAATGCAGATCAAAAGCGATCGCTCACTCCAGCACAAGCCATGAAAGCTGGTGCAGATTATTTAGTAATTGGCCGTCCCATTACTACTGCTACTGAGCCAGAGTTAGCCTGGAAAAGGATTTCTGAGGAGTTAACCACAGTGGCATGA
- the tyrS gene encoding tyrosine--tRNA ligase, whose amino-acid sequence MTQDFAWLRRGVVEVFPQPVDVNSESLEKLLTTTNKPLRIKLGIDPTGTDIHLGHSIPVRKLRAFQDAGHIAVLIIGDFTARIGDPTGKSEVRRQLTEADVAQNAQTYLDQVRPILDFDTPGRLEVRYNSEWLSGLNLEKILELLSTMTVGQMLAKEGFADRYKKENPIFIHEFLYPLMQGFDSVAVEADVELGGTDQKFNIAVGRDLQRHFGQKPQFGMLLPILIGTDGVQKMSKSLGNYIGLSEHPGQKYQKLQGVPDNLLEQYFELLTDLPLDNLPENPRDRQTLLAWEVVKQYHGETAAQEAKEAAQSGGKEGAVPEFSLAEISHPAKLAYILNVTGLCKSTGEGKRKIQEGGVRIDGDRITDVDTTFADSAQLQGKVLQVGKNKFVRLVP is encoded by the coding sequence ATGACGCAAGATTTTGCTTGGCTGCGTCGTGGTGTTGTAGAAGTTTTTCCACAACCAGTTGATGTTAACAGTGAAAGTCTAGAAAAGCTTTTGACAACTACAAATAAACCTTTGAGGATCAAGTTGGGGATTGACCCGACTGGTACTGATATTCATTTAGGTCATAGCATACCAGTACGAAAACTGCGAGCGTTTCAAGATGCAGGCCATATAGCAGTTCTAATTATTGGCGATTTTACAGCACGCATTGGCGATCCGACTGGTAAATCTGAGGTGCGCCGCCAGCTTACAGAAGCAGATGTCGCCCAAAATGCCCAGACTTATCTCGATCAAGTACGTCCTATCTTGGATTTTGACACACCAGGAAGGTTAGAGGTGCGCTATAACTCCGAATGGCTCTCTGGGCTTAACTTGGAGAAAATTTTGGAGTTACTTTCTACGATGACGGTGGGGCAGATGTTGGCTAAGGAAGGATTTGCCGATCGCTATAAAAAAGAGAATCCGATTTTTATCCATGAGTTCCTATACCCGTTAATGCAAGGTTTCGATTCCGTTGCCGTGGAAGCAGATGTGGAATTAGGAGGGACCGATCAGAAATTTAACATCGCTGTGGGCAGAGATTTGCAGCGCCATTTTGGTCAAAAGCCCCAGTTTGGGATGCTGCTGCCAATTTTGATTGGCACGGATGGGGTGCAAAAAATGTCCAAGTCTTTAGGTAATTATATTGGGTTGTCGGAACATCCGGGGCAAAAATATCAGAAGTTGCAAGGGGTTCCAGATAATCTGTTGGAACAGTATTTTGAACTGCTGACGGATTTACCTTTGGATAATCTGCCAGAAAATCCCCGCGATCGCCAAACACTCCTCGCATGGGAAGTCGTCAAACAGTACCACGGCGAAACAGCCGCCCAAGAAGCCAAAGAAGCAGCCCAAAGCGGCGGAAAGGAAGGTGCAGTTCCCGAATTTTCTCTAGCTGAGATATCGCATCCCGCTAAATTAGCCTATATTCTCAATGTCACTGGCTTATGCAAAAGTACAGGGGAAGGTAAGCGGAAAATTCAAGAAGGTGGGGTGCGTATAGATGGCGATCGGATTACCGATGTTGATACTACTTTTGCTGATTCTGCCCAGTTACAAGGTAAGGTTTTACAAGTTGGGAAAAATAAGTTTGTGCGTCTAGTACCTTAA
- a CDS encoding transglycosylase domain-containing protein encodes MSSSRTFEDKQPQRRASSGFEFLKGVGQVTGGTLLSITMLASSIVAGGLVGLAISFRNLPDVRQLRNFFPSETTYIYDVKGKLLTSIHGEANREVVPLDRISPNLKRAVLASEDSHFYDHHGINPTGVGRAIVVNAVAGGVKEGGSTVTMQLVKNLFLSQKRAFTRKLAEAVLAIRLEQILTKDQILEMYLNQVYWGHNNYGVQTAARSYFNKSSEYLSLGESAMMAGLIQAPEEFSPFVSMKLAKQKQKEVLGRMLELNWINQSEYDDALKQEIKLGRIKSFQGSALPYVTNTVAQELAKKFGRETLLKGGMRVQTTVDAKFQIMAEETVTKWHKKLLDQGLSKNQMALVSIDPRTHFIKALVGGIDPKTSEFNRATQSQRQPGSSFKPFVYYTAFATGKYTPDSTVDDSPVSYRDGNGWYFPRNYDGSFRGSMPIRTALAQSRNIPVIKIGKAVGMNRVIETCRTLGIMSPMEPVTSLPLGAIGVTPLEMASAYATFANYGWQSPPTVIARVTDSSGNVLLDNTPKPQLVLDPWASAAILDVMRSVISEGTGKGAAIGRPAAGKTGTTSSEKDIWFVGTVPQLTTAVWVGRDDNRQLADHATGGVMVAPIWKDFMEKALKNTPVENFKPPSQFSRPKSQ; translated from the coding sequence GTGTCGTCTTCTAGGACTTTTGAAGATAAACAGCCACAACGTCGGGCTTCATCAGGTTTTGAGTTTTTGAAAGGAGTTGGTCAGGTAACTGGCGGCACTCTGCTCTCAATTACCATGTTGGCAAGTTCCATTGTAGCCGGAGGACTGGTTGGTTTAGCCATTAGTTTCCGTAATTTGCCAGATGTAAGACAGCTACGTAACTTCTTTCCCTCAGAAACAACTTACATCTATGACGTTAAGGGTAAACTTTTAACGAGTATCCACGGGGAAGCCAACCGGGAAGTCGTACCCCTGGATAGAATTTCTCCGAACTTAAAACGGGCGGTATTAGCAAGTGAAGATAGTCACTTCTACGATCACCACGGTATTAACCCGACTGGTGTTGGCCGGGCTATAGTAGTTAACGCTGTAGCAGGTGGAGTCAAAGAGGGTGGCTCCACTGTTACTATGCAATTGGTAAAAAACCTGTTTTTGTCTCAAAAGCGTGCCTTTACCCGCAAGTTAGCGGAGGCCGTGCTGGCAATCAGGTTAGAGCAAATTCTCACCAAAGACCAAATTTTAGAAATGTACCTCAATCAAGTTTATTGGGGTCATAACAATTATGGTGTACAAACGGCAGCCCGTAGTTACTTTAATAAGTCATCAGAATATTTAAGCTTGGGTGAGTCAGCAATGATGGCGGGTTTGATCCAAGCACCAGAAGAATTCAGCCCCTTTGTGAGCATGAAGCTGGCAAAACAGAAACAAAAAGAAGTGCTGGGGCGGATGCTGGAATTAAACTGGATCAACCAGTCTGAGTATGACGATGCCCTCAAGCAGGAAATAAAACTTGGTAGAATCAAATCTTTTCAAGGTAGTGCCCTACCTTATGTAACCAACACCGTAGCGCAGGAATTGGCTAAGAAGTTTGGGCGTGAGACACTACTCAAGGGTGGGATGCGAGTGCAAACTACAGTTGATGCCAAATTCCAAATAATGGCAGAGGAAACTGTCACTAAGTGGCATAAAAAACTTTTAGATCAGGGATTATCTAAGAACCAAATGGCTCTGGTGTCAATTGATCCGCGCACACATTTTATCAAAGCACTAGTGGGCGGTATAGATCCAAAGACCAGTGAATTCAATCGTGCAACTCAATCTCAACGCCAGCCAGGTTCTTCTTTTAAACCCTTTGTATACTATACAGCTTTCGCTACTGGTAAATATACGCCAGACTCAACAGTAGATGATTCTCCAGTCAGCTATCGCGATGGTAACGGTTGGTACTTTCCCAGAAATTATGATGGGAGTTTTAGGGGATCGATGCCGATTCGCACAGCTTTAGCCCAGTCACGTAACATTCCCGTGATCAAGATTGGCAAGGCTGTGGGGATGAATCGAGTGATCGAAACTTGTCGTACCTTGGGTATTATGAGTCCGATGGAACCTGTTACTTCCTTGCCTCTTGGTGCAATTGGCGTTACACCTCTGGAAATGGCAAGTGCTTATGCAACTTTTGCTAATTATGGTTGGCAGTCACCACCAACTGTAATTGCCCGTGTCACTGATAGTAGTGGTAACGTATTGCTAGACAACACTCCCAAACCACAGCTAGTTCTCGATCCTTGGGCATCAGCAGCAATTCTTGATGTGATGCGATCCGTAATTTCTGAAGGTACTGGTAAAGGTGCTGCTATCGGTCGTCCAGCTGCGGGTAAGACGGGAACAACATCATCCGAAAAAGATATTTGGTTTGTTGGTACTGTGCCACAGTTAACAACTGCGGTTTGGGTAGGCAGAGACGACAACAGACAACTAGCTGACCATGCAACAGGTGGTGTTATGGTCGCTCCCATCTGGAAAGATTTTATGGAGAAGGCGCTTAAGAACACACCAGTAGAAAACTTCAAGCCACCTTCCCAGTTTTCTCGCCCCAAGTCACAATAA
- a CDS encoding DUF1825 family protein, which translates to MGFFDSEIVQQEAKQLFEDYQALIKLGNNYGKFDRDGKKLFIEQMEAMMDRYRIFMKRFELSEDFMAQMTVEQLKTQLGQFGVTPQQMFDQMHLTLERMKAELEKQA; encoded by the coding sequence ATGGGATTCTTCGATTCTGAGATAGTTCAGCAAGAAGCAAAACAACTTTTTGAAGATTATCAAGCGCTAATCAAGCTTGGTAACAACTACGGCAAGTTTGACCGCGATGGCAAAAAGCTGTTTATTGAGCAAATGGAAGCCATGATGGATCGGTATCGCATCTTTATGAAGCGCTTCGAGCTATCAGAAGATTTTATGGCACAAATGACTGTAGAACAGCTGAAAACGCAATTAGGTCAATTCGGTGTCACCCCGCAACAAATGTTTGACCAAATGCACCTGACTTTAGAACGGATGAAAGCCGAGCTAGAAAAACAGGCTTAG
- a CDS encoding J domain-containing protein yields MSQTLLPPGWVEKLCDPYAVLGISVIADDRQIFKRYHTLAKLLHPDRHAKNCNPDQKLATAIFSHLINPAYQQLKHRQKRLIAIAMLRSDARVSEQKPLSSQSAIAQEIMKMSTPEAELFYEEAIACYAEAQYKSLDQFYQVTQQITILNLVYLRLHKPDLFLPQKAVAIIPEVEVNPVELTLTDVKPVLTNYAQRHYQRAIEYVRLGKWVIAVQELRDAIKLEPNNSDYYALLGLVHLKQKFMGMARVYICQALKLNPQNSLALKYAPELKIKLGENTNPKSMAKAVSIAALLSRFTQRKGSQVKC; encoded by the coding sequence ATGTCACAGACCTTACTACCGCCAGGATGGGTTGAAAAGCTTTGTGATCCTTACGCTGTGCTAGGAATTTCTGTAATTGCTGACGATCGCCAGATTTTCAAACGCTATCACACTTTAGCGAAGCTGCTACATCCCGATCGCCATGCTAAAAACTGCAATCCAGACCAAAAATTAGCAACGGCAATATTTAGCCATTTAATCAACCCAGCTTATCAACAACTGAAACATCGACAGAAGCGCTTGATTGCGATCGCTATGCTGCGATCGGATGCAAGAGTTTCAGAGCAGAAGCCTTTGTCTTCTCAAAGTGCCATAGCTCAGGAAATTATGAAAATGTCTACACCTGAAGCAGAATTGTTTTACGAAGAAGCGATCGCCTGTTATGCAGAAGCCCAATACAAATCACTAGATCAGTTTTATCAGGTGACGCAACAAATTACTATACTGAATTTAGTATACCTACGGTTGCATAAACCAGACCTCTTCTTACCACAAAAAGCTGTTGCCATAATCCCTGAAGTAGAAGTTAACCCAGTTGAATTGACATTAACTGATGTTAAACCAGTTTTGACAAACTACGCTCAACGTCACTACCAGCGAGCTATTGAGTATGTCAGGCTAGGAAAATGGGTCATAGCCGTTCAAGAACTGCGCGATGCTATCAAGTTAGAGCCAAATAACAGCGATTATTATGCCTTATTAGGTTTGGTACATCTCAAACAGAAATTTATGGGGATGGCTAGGGTTTACATCTGTCAAGCATTAAAACTTAACCCGCAAAATTCACTAGCCTTAAAATACGCTCCCGAACTGAAAATTAAACTAGGTGAAAACACCAATCCTAAATCAATGGCTAAAGCTGTGAGTATTGCGGCTTTATTAAGTCGGTTTACACAGCGAAAAGGATCTCAAGTCAAGTGTTGA
- a CDS encoding NINE protein, which yields MLTKRKSRSVAAVLAFSGTLTISGLHKFYLGQPLWGVLYVLLSWTPIPKVASAIEGVWYLAQDEEAFDRNFNLGKSATRNSQKVSNQVGAMADAMRELDALRQDGLISEYEFEQKRRQLLDQIS from the coding sequence ATGTTGACTAAGCGCAAAAGTAGAAGCGTTGCTGCTGTTTTAGCTTTTTCTGGCACGCTGACAATTTCAGGATTACATAAATTCTATCTGGGACAGCCTCTGTGGGGTGTTTTGTATGTATTACTTTCTTGGACACCTATCCCCAAGGTAGCTAGTGCTATTGAGGGAGTTTGGTATTTAGCCCAAGACGAAGAAGCTTTTGATCGTAATTTTAATCTAGGCAAGTCAGCGACAAGGAACTCACAAAAGGTAAGTAATCAGGTAGGAGCGATGGCTGACGCAATGCGAGAATTAGATGCTTTGCGTCAGGATGGACTGATTTCAGAGTATGAGTTTGAGCAAAAGCGCCGCCAATTGCTAGACCAGATTTCTTGA
- a CDS encoding ComEA family DNA-binding protein, whose product MNNWLPLNPRLQKLRAKLLNDPYYRLQSGEEIQIAAKLGIRIDANQATVDDWLRLPGLSIHQARSLVELSHSGVKFYCIEDIAAALAIPAPRLEPLKPLLNFIYYDHESLESATHLVNPNTATVEKLAQIPFIDLSLAQAVVQNRQSSGPYRNLADFQRRLDLSGDAIAQLMYYLRF is encoded by the coding sequence ATGAATAACTGGCTACCTTTGAACCCCAGGTTGCAAAAACTCCGCGCCAAGCTCCTCAACGATCCCTACTATCGCCTACAATCTGGGGAAGAAATTCAGATAGCGGCCAAATTAGGTATTCGCATTGATGCTAATCAAGCCACTGTAGACGATTGGTTACGCCTACCAGGTTTGTCAATTCACCAAGCGCGATCGCTTGTAGAACTTTCCCATTCTGGTGTTAAATTTTACTGTATTGAAGACATTGCTGCGGCTTTGGCTATACCAGCGCCGCGTCTGGAGCCATTAAAGCCTCTGCTGAATTTTATTTACTATGACCACGAATCTTTAGAAAGTGCTACGCATTTAGTCAATCCGAATACAGCAACAGTCGAAAAGTTAGCACAAATTCCATTTATAGATTTATCTTTAGCCCAAGCAGTGGTTCAAAATCGGCAATCCTCCGGGCCTTACCGTAACCTAGCTGATTTCCAACGACGGCTGGATTTATCCGGTGATGCGATCGCTCAACTGATGTATTATTTAAGGTTTTAA
- the lepB gene encoding signal peptidase I, producing MIPHESDAKEERASSKVLRSWQENLILIAIALCLAFLIRTFIAEPRYIPSDSMLPTLHTGDRLVVEKISYHFHPPITGDIIVFQPPAELQRRGYPKDQAFIKRVIGQPGEVISVDSGKVYLNGQPLTEDYIAEPPNQPYQAVKVPEDEFFVMGDNRNDSNDSRYWGFLPRENVIGRATFRFWPLDRIGFI from the coding sequence ATGATTCCTCACGAAAGTGATGCAAAAGAAGAACGTGCGTCGTCAAAAGTATTGCGTAGTTGGCAAGAAAATCTGATTTTAATTGCGATCGCATTATGTTTAGCATTTTTGATCAGAACTTTTATCGCCGAACCCCGCTATATCCCTTCGGATTCGATGCTGCCAACCTTACATACTGGCGATCGCTTGGTAGTTGAAAAAATATCCTACCATTTTCACCCTCCCATAACTGGGGATATTATTGTTTTTCAGCCACCCGCAGAACTACAACGTCGGGGATATCCTAAAGACCAAGCTTTCATCAAGCGGGTTATTGGCCAGCCTGGTGAGGTAATTAGTGTTGATTCTGGTAAAGTCTATCTCAACGGTCAACCCTTAACAGAAGACTACATCGCTGAACCACCAAATCAGCCATATCAAGCAGTGAAAGTCCCAGAAGACGAATTTTTTGTCATGGGAGATAACCGCAATGATAGTAATGACTCTCGCTATTGGGGCTTTTTACCCAGAGAAAATGTCATTGGTCGGGCAACGTTTCGTTTTTGGCCTCTCGATCGCATTGGGTTCATTTAA
- a CDS encoding polysaccharide deacetylase family protein: MENNKSFLWPEGILIALLALGGVFSLAFMMLLRPNTSEAQSRQNIDVKDVAANVGTQQRIEKLKAAMFTSWQQEAQTKGLSYAVPSRFQGAIIEEAKLTQGEKVIALTFDDGPWPDTTEQVLDILKSNNIKGTFFVVGQNLKNYPEIGKKIVTEGHVIANHTWHHWYHFFNQQAAAFEIDRTTDLIYQITGAKTNLFRPPGGNLHNGLSAYAKGQKYAVIMWSADSTDYKLPTVPKLINNVIKDSKPGGIVLMHDGGGNRSRTVQALPEIISNFRKQGYRFVTIPELLEIEDKGQKLLANKKQ; encoded by the coding sequence GTGGAAAACAATAAGTCGTTTCTGTGGCCAGAAGGAATATTAATTGCACTGCTTGCTTTAGGTGGTGTTTTTAGCCTTGCTTTCATGATGCTTCTCAGACCAAATACCTCAGAGGCTCAGAGTAGACAAAATATAGATGTCAAGGATGTGGCTGCAAATGTAGGAACTCAGCAGCGGATTGAGAAATTAAAGGCGGCGATGTTTACAAGTTGGCAGCAAGAAGCACAAACAAAAGGGCTATCCTACGCTGTGCCATCACGTTTTCAAGGGGCAATAATTGAAGAGGCAAAACTAACTCAGGGTGAAAAAGTGATTGCTCTCACCTTTGATGATGGTCCTTGGCCTGACACTACAGAGCAAGTGCTAGATATTCTGAAATCAAATAATATCAAAGGAACGTTTTTTGTTGTTGGGCAAAACCTAAAAAATTATCCAGAAATAGGAAAGAAAATTGTAACTGAAGGTCATGTCATTGCTAACCATACTTGGCATCACTGGTATCACTTTTTTAATCAACAAGCAGCAGCTTTTGAAATTGATCGCACAACAGACCTAATCTATCAAATCACAGGCGCTAAAACAAATCTCTTCCGACCACCTGGTGGTAATCTGCACAATGGATTGTCTGCTTATGCTAAAGGACAGAAGTATGCTGTAATCATGTGGTCGGCTGACTCAACAGACTACAAATTACCGACTGTACCAAAGTTGATAAATAACGTAATTAAAGATTCAAAACCTGGTGGTATTGTGCTGATGCATGATGGTGGTGGGAACCGTTCTCGAACTGTACAAGCTTTACCAGAAATTATTAGCAACTTTAGAAAGCAAGGCTATCGCTTTGTGACTATTCCAGAACTTTTAGAAATAGAAGATAAAGGTCAAAAGTTGCTTGCTAATAAAAAGCAATAA